A stretch of the Papaver somniferum cultivar HN1 chromosome 6, ASM357369v1, whole genome shotgun sequence genome encodes the following:
- the LOC113289957 gene encoding plant-specific TFIIB-related protein PTF2-like isoform X2 — translation MSSCFCKNCKKNTVIRDDITDNLVCETCGLVQSIGDNLVQSFGGLSDFDGTSVRVGDDYTYKENKIYNAKNDIKEITDRFQFSSRKTIEVEQMIDEITEGEFGAGRWFSILVGACSYVVRRRDNLPLSMREVASVIACDYHELGRMVLRVVDFLDLKLPEFDIVAFFEFSLKHSHSFAQVSEERKDEMVKQGTFLVQCLVKWFVTTGRQPNPIVAAIMVFVAELNQVKVQIEDIAKEVHAGVNTSKRRHGELLQILVKVGQPLPWGKNLTVKNVVNNAPSILRYMELKSRVKPSEKSKNINNFRSEFEEIICGCLSKEMEFTEDGSYIGDDLQYYNVEDRSVTLSESVTDLDKLKISQDCLSKIYTKFSNDGTSPEAMAEKEEEHPRKRRKELGLQSAQDWWRGNSELSEKLSLREVLEKNVGYNNLPPSFVANKIACQRRREKINAARFRIGETMGKPASSELKNGKEMPYGAKGGNMDWEDCIIEILLLHRVKEEEIEKGHYSTLLDLHVFDSVNASKMFANAKRQPHIQAQKILSRT, via the exons ATGAGTTCTTGCTTCTGTAAGAATTGCAAAAAGAATACAGTGATTCGAGATGATATTACGGATAATTTGGTATGTGAAACATGTGGTCTTGTACAATCTATCGGTGATAACCTTGTACAATCTTTTGGTGGCTTAAGCGATTTTGATGGTACCTCTGTTCGTGTTGGTGACGATTATACTTACAAAGAGAATAAAATTTACAATGCCAAAAATGACATCAAAGAGATaactgatagatttcagttttcgtCTCGCAAAACGATCGAGGTGGAACAGATGATTGATGAAATTACTGAGGGGGAATTCGGCGCAGGCAGATGGTTCAGTATCCTTGTAGGTGCATGCTCTTATGTTGTAAGGAGACGGGACAACTTGCCTCTTTCGATGAGAGAGGTTGCCTCAGTTATAGCTTGTGATTATCATGAGCTCGGACGAATGGTTCTTCGTGTTGTTGATTTTCTTGATTTAAAATTGCCCGAGTTTGATATTGTAGCATTCTTTGAATTTTCTCTGAAGCATTCTCACAGTTTTGCGCAAGTTTCTGAGGAGAGGAAAGATGAAATGGTTAAACAGGGTACATTTCTAGTTCAATGTTTAGTCAAGTGGTTTGTGACAACTGGGAGACAGCCTAATCCCATTGTTGCTGCTATTATGGTGTTTGTTGCAGAATTGAATCAAGTCAAAGTTCAGATTGAAGATATAGCAAAAGAAGTTCATGCTGGGGTAAATACGAGTAAGAGACGTCATGGAGAGCTTCTGCAGATTCTTGTTAAAGTTGGTCAACCCTTGCCTTGGGGTAAGAATTTAACAGTTAAAAATGTAGTAAATAACGCACCTTCAATACTTCGGTACATGGAGCTGAAGTCTAGGGTAAAACCTAGTGAGAAGAGTAAGAACATAAATAACTTTAGATCTGAATTTGAAGAAATTATCTGTGGGTGTTTGAGTAAAGAAATGGAATTCACCGAAGATGGTTCATATATAGGGGATGATTTACAGTACTATAATGTTGAAGATAGAAGTGTAACCTTAAGTGAGAGTGTTACTGATTTGGACAAGCTCAAAATCTCACAAGACTGCTTGTCCAAGATCTATACGAAGTTCTCGAATGATGGTACTTCTCCGGAAGCTATGGccgagaaagaagaagaacatcctagaaagaGGAGGAAAGAACTAGGTCTTCAAAGTGCTCAGGATTGGTGGCGAGGAAATTCTGAACTGAGCGAAAAGCTTTCACTTAGAGAAGTATTGGAGAAGAATGTAGGATATAATAATTTGCCTCCATCTTTTGTTGCTAATAAAATAGCGTGTCAAAGACGGAGAGAGAAGATAAATGCTGCCAGGTTCCGGATTGGTGAGACTATGGGAAAACCTGCTTCCTCTGAGCTGAAAAATGGAAAAGAGATGCCTTATGGAGCAAAAGGAGGTAATATGGATTGGGAGGATTGTATAATAGAGATCCTCCTGCTTCATCGAGTTAAAGAGGAGGAGATCGAGAAAGGTCATTATAGTACACTGCTTGACCTGCATGTTTTTGATTCTGTCAATGCTAGTAAGATGTTCGCCAATGCAAAACGACAAC CACATATACAGGCACAGAAGATCTTGTCGCGAACCTGA
- the LOC113289957 gene encoding plant-specific TFIIB-related protein PTF2-like isoform X1 codes for MSSCFCKNCKKNTVIRDDITDNLVCETCGLVQSIGDNLVQSFGGLSDFDGTSVRVGDDYTYKENKIYNAKNDIKEITDRFQFSSRKTIEVEQMIDEITEGEFGAGRWFSILVGACSYVVRRRDNLPLSMREVASVIACDYHELGRMVLRVVDFLDLKLPEFDIVAFFEFSLKHSHSFAQVSEERKDEMVKQGTFLVQCLVKWFVTTGRQPNPIVAAIMVFVAELNQVKVQIEDIAKEVHAGVNTSKRRHGELLQILVKVGQPLPWGKNLTVKNVVNNAPSILRYMELKSRVKPSEKSKNINNFRSEFEEIICGCLSKEMEFTEDGSYIGDDLQYYNVEDRSVTLSESVTDLDKLKISQDCLSKIYTKFSNDGTSPEAMAEKEEEHPRKRRKELGLQSAQDWWRGNSELSEKLSLREVLEKNVGYNNLPPSFVANKIACQRRREKINAARFRIGETMGKPASSELKNGKEMPYGAKGGNMDWEDCIIEILLLHRVKEEEIEKGHYSTLLDLHVFDSVNASKMFANAKRQRTEDLVANLINGGG; via the exons ATGAGTTCTTGCTTCTGTAAGAATTGCAAAAAGAATACAGTGATTCGAGATGATATTACGGATAATTTGGTATGTGAAACATGTGGTCTTGTACAATCTATCGGTGATAACCTTGTACAATCTTTTGGTGGCTTAAGCGATTTTGATGGTACCTCTGTTCGTGTTGGTGACGATTATACTTACAAAGAGAATAAAATTTACAATGCCAAAAATGACATCAAAGAGATaactgatagatttcagttttcgtCTCGCAAAACGATCGAGGTGGAACAGATGATTGATGAAATTACTGAGGGGGAATTCGGCGCAGGCAGATGGTTCAGTATCCTTGTAGGTGCATGCTCTTATGTTGTAAGGAGACGGGACAACTTGCCTCTTTCGATGAGAGAGGTTGCCTCAGTTATAGCTTGTGATTATCATGAGCTCGGACGAATGGTTCTTCGTGTTGTTGATTTTCTTGATTTAAAATTGCCCGAGTTTGATATTGTAGCATTCTTTGAATTTTCTCTGAAGCATTCTCACAGTTTTGCGCAAGTTTCTGAGGAGAGGAAAGATGAAATGGTTAAACAGGGTACATTTCTAGTTCAATGTTTAGTCAAGTGGTTTGTGACAACTGGGAGACAGCCTAATCCCATTGTTGCTGCTATTATGGTGTTTGTTGCAGAATTGAATCAAGTCAAAGTTCAGATTGAAGATATAGCAAAAGAAGTTCATGCTGGGGTAAATACGAGTAAGAGACGTCATGGAGAGCTTCTGCAGATTCTTGTTAAAGTTGGTCAACCCTTGCCTTGGGGTAAGAATTTAACAGTTAAAAATGTAGTAAATAACGCACCTTCAATACTTCGGTACATGGAGCTGAAGTCTAGGGTAAAACCTAGTGAGAAGAGTAAGAACATAAATAACTTTAGATCTGAATTTGAAGAAATTATCTGTGGGTGTTTGAGTAAAGAAATGGAATTCACCGAAGATGGTTCATATATAGGGGATGATTTACAGTACTATAATGTTGAAGATAGAAGTGTAACCTTAAGTGAGAGTGTTACTGATTTGGACAAGCTCAAAATCTCACAAGACTGCTTGTCCAAGATCTATACGAAGTTCTCGAATGATGGTACTTCTCCGGAAGCTATGGccgagaaagaagaagaacatcctagaaagaGGAGGAAAGAACTAGGTCTTCAAAGTGCTCAGGATTGGTGGCGAGGAAATTCTGAACTGAGCGAAAAGCTTTCACTTAGAGAAGTATTGGAGAAGAATGTAGGATATAATAATTTGCCTCCATCTTTTGTTGCTAATAAAATAGCGTGTCAAAGACGGAGAGAGAAGATAAATGCTGCCAGGTTCCGGATTGGTGAGACTATGGGAAAACCTGCTTCCTCTGAGCTGAAAAATGGAAAAGAGATGCCTTATGGAGCAAAAGGAGGTAATATGGATTGGGAGGATTGTATAATAGAGATCCTCCTGCTTCATCGAGTTAAAGAGGAGGAGATCGAGAAAGGTCATTATAGTACACTGCTTGACCTGCATGTTTTTGATTCTGTCAATGCTAGTAAGATGTTCGCCAATGCAAAACGACAAC GCACAGAAGATCTTGTCGCGAACCTGATAAATGGTGGAGGTTGA
- the LOC113289957 gene encoding plant-specific TFIIB-related protein PTF2-like isoform X3, which translates to MSSCFCKNCKKNTVIRDDITDNLVCETCGLVQSIGDNLVQSFGGLSDFDGTSVRVGDDYTYKENKIYNAKNDIKEITDRFQFSSRKTIEVEQMIDEITEGEFGAGRWFSILVGACSYVVRRRDNLPLSMREVASVIACDYHELGRMVLRVVDFLDLKLPEFDIVAFFEFSLKHSHSFAQVSEERKDEMVKQELNQVKVQIEDIAKEVHAGVNTSKRRHGELLQILVKVGQPLPWGKNLTVKNVVNNAPSILRYMELKSRVKPSEKSKNINNFRSEFEEIICGCLSKEMEFTEDGSYIGDDLQYYNVEDRSVTLSESVTDLDKLKISQDCLSKIYTKFSNDGTSPEAMAEKEEEHPRKRRKELGLQSAQDWWRGNSELSEKLSLREVLEKNVGYNNLPPSFVANKIACQRRREKINAARFRIGETMGKPASSELKNGKEMPYGAKGGNMDWEDCIIEILLLHRVKEEEIEKGHYSTLLDLHVFDSVNASKMFANAKRQRTEDLVANLINGGG; encoded by the exons ATGAGTTCTTGCTTCTGTAAGAATTGCAAAAAGAATACAGTGATTCGAGATGATATTACGGATAATTTGGTATGTGAAACATGTGGTCTTGTACAATCTATCGGTGATAACCTTGTACAATCTTTTGGTGGCTTAAGCGATTTTGATGGTACCTCTGTTCGTGTTGGTGACGATTATACTTACAAAGAGAATAAAATTTACAATGCCAAAAATGACATCAAAGAGATaactgatagatttcagttttcgtCTCGCAAAACGATCGAGGTGGAACAGATGATTGATGAAATTACTGAGGGGGAATTCGGCGCAGGCAGATGGTTCAGTATCCTTGTAGGTGCATGCTCTTATGTTGTAAGGAGACGGGACAACTTGCCTCTTTCGATGAGAGAGGTTGCCTCAGTTATAGCTTGTGATTATCATGAGCTCGGACGAATGGTTCTTCGTGTTGTTGATTTTCTTGATTTAAAATTGCCCGAGTTTGATATTGTAGCATTCTTTGAATTTTCTCTGAAGCATTCTCACAGTTTTGCGCAAGTTTCTGAGGAGAGGAAAGATGAAATGGTTAAACAGG AATTGAATCAAGTCAAAGTTCAGATTGAAGATATAGCAAAAGAAGTTCATGCTGGGGTAAATACGAGTAAGAGACGTCATGGAGAGCTTCTGCAGATTCTTGTTAAAGTTGGTCAACCCTTGCCTTGGGGTAAGAATTTAACAGTTAAAAATGTAGTAAATAACGCACCTTCAATACTTCGGTACATGGAGCTGAAGTCTAGGGTAAAACCTAGTGAGAAGAGTAAGAACATAAATAACTTTAGATCTGAATTTGAAGAAATTATCTGTGGGTGTTTGAGTAAAGAAATGGAATTCACCGAAGATGGTTCATATATAGGGGATGATTTACAGTACTATAATGTTGAAGATAGAAGTGTAACCTTAAGTGAGAGTGTTACTGATTTGGACAAGCTCAAAATCTCACAAGACTGCTTGTCCAAGATCTATACGAAGTTCTCGAATGATGGTACTTCTCCGGAAGCTATGGccgagaaagaagaagaacatcctagaaagaGGAGGAAAGAACTAGGTCTTCAAAGTGCTCAGGATTGGTGGCGAGGAAATTCTGAACTGAGCGAAAAGCTTTCACTTAGAGAAGTATTGGAGAAGAATGTAGGATATAATAATTTGCCTCCATCTTTTGTTGCTAATAAAATAGCGTGTCAAAGACGGAGAGAGAAGATAAATGCTGCCAGGTTCCGGATTGGTGAGACTATGGGAAAACCTGCTTCCTCTGAGCTGAAAAATGGAAAAGAGATGCCTTATGGAGCAAAAGGAGGTAATATGGATTGGGAGGATTGTATAATAGAGATCCTCCTGCTTCATCGAGTTAAAGAGGAGGAGATCGAGAAAGGTCATTATAGTACACTGCTTGACCTGCATGTTTTTGATTCTGTCAATGCTAGTAAGATGTTCGCCAATGCAAAACGACAAC GCACAGAAGATCTTGTCGCGAACCTGATAAATGGTGGAGGTTGA